A single region of the Leptodactylus fuscus isolate aLepFus1 chromosome 5, aLepFus1.hap2, whole genome shotgun sequence genome encodes:
- the PMPCB gene encoding mitochondrial-processing peptidase subunit beta isoform X1, with amino-acid sequence MAASMLRLGRCLGRKVISSVTSRSQQIQFGINKYQSTQAATQAILNVPETKVTTLENGLRVASEDSGISTCTVGLWIDAGSRYENQMNNGTAHFLEHMAFKGTKKRSQLDLELEIENMGAHLNAYTSREQTVYYAKAFSKDLPRAVEILADIIQNSTLGESEIERERGVILREMQEVETNLQEVVFDYLHATAYHNTALGRTILGPTENIKSINRNDLVEYITTHYKGPRIVLAAAGGISHDQLHDLAKYHFGNLPSTYEGETLPLCSFTGSEIRVCDDKMPLAHIAISVEAVGWSHPDTIPLMVANTLIGNWDRSFGGGVNLSSKLAQITCHGNLCHSFQSFNTCYTDTGLWGLYMVCEPNTVEEMMHFVQREWIRLCTSVTEDEVARAKNLLKTNMLLQLDGSTPICEDIGRQMLCYNRRIPLPELEARIDLIDAQTIRDVCTKYIYNKSPAIAAVGPIGQLPEYDRIRSGMYWLRQ; translated from the exons ATGGCGGCGTCCATGCTGAGACTTGGAAGGTGTTTGGGACGGAAAGTGATAAGCAGCGTGACAAGCCGGTCACAG CAGATACAGTTTGGTATAAACAAATATCAATCTACCCAAGCAGCAACACAAGCAATACTGAATGTCCCCGAGACAAAGGTAACCACATTAGAAAATGGACTTCGGGTTGCCTCTGAAGATTCTGGAATATCTACTTGTACG GTCGGTCTTTGGATCGATGCTGGAAGCAGATATGAAAATCAGATGAATAATGGGACTGCCCATTTTCTGGAGCATATGGCATTTAAG GGAACAAAAAAACGTTCTCAACTGGACCTGGAGCTAGAAATAGAAAATATGGGTGCTCACTTGAATGCCTATACATCTAGAGAACAAACGGTGTATTATGCAAAGGCTTTTTCCAAAGATCTGCCAAGAG CTGTGGAGATCCTGGCAGACATTATTCAGAATAGCACCTTGggtgaatctgagattgaacgtGAAAGAGGAGTCATTCTACGTGAGATGCAAGAAGTGGAAACTAATTTACAGGAAGTGGTATTTGACTACCTGCATGCTACCGCCTATCACAATACTGCTCTTGGAAGAACCATCTTGGGACCTACTGAAAACATCAA ATCTATAAATCGAAATGACTTGGTCGAATATATTACCACACACTATAAAGGGCCTAGAATTGTTTTGGCTGCTGCTGGTG GCATCTCACATGATCAGCTGCATGATTTGGCAAAATATCATTTTGGCAACCTACCATCAACATATGAAGGAGAGACTCTGCCACTGTGCTCCTTCACAGGTAGTGAG ATTCGTGTATGTGATGATAAAATGCCACTTGCTCATATTGCTATCTCTGTTGAAGCTGTTGGCTGGTCTCACCCAGATACAATTCCACTCATGGTGGCCAACACATTAATTGGCAACTGGGATCGTTCGTTTGGAGGTGGTGTG AATTTGTCAAGTAAACTTGCTCAGATCACATGTCATGGGAACTTGTGCCACAGTTTCCAGTCCTTCAATACTTGTTATACTGACACTGGACTCTGGGGCCTGTACATGGTTTGTGAGCCAAATACAGTAGAGGAAATGATGCATTTTGTACAAAGAGAATG GATAAGACTATGCACTAGTGTTACAGAAGACGAAGTTGCAAGAGCGAAAAACCTGTTGAAGACAAATATGTTGCTTCAGTTGGATG GTTCAACCCCTATTTGTGAAGACATTGGCCGGCAAATGCTGTGCTATAACCGAAGAATACCTTTACCTGAATTGGAGGCACGAATTGAT TTAATTGATGCCCAGACCATCAGGGATGTGTGCACCAAATACATATATAACAAGAGTCCAGCAATAGCAGCTGTTG GGCCCATTGGACAGCTTCCCGAGTATGACCGGATTCGGAGTGGCATGTACTGGCTTAGACAGTGA
- the PMPCB gene encoding mitochondrial-processing peptidase subunit beta isoform X2 — MAASMLRLGRCLGRKVISSVTSRSQIQFGINKYQSTQAATQAILNVPETKVTTLENGLRVASEDSGISTCTVGLWIDAGSRYENQMNNGTAHFLEHMAFKGTKKRSQLDLELEIENMGAHLNAYTSREQTVYYAKAFSKDLPRAVEILADIIQNSTLGESEIERERGVILREMQEVETNLQEVVFDYLHATAYHNTALGRTILGPTENIKSINRNDLVEYITTHYKGPRIVLAAAGGISHDQLHDLAKYHFGNLPSTYEGETLPLCSFTGSEIRVCDDKMPLAHIAISVEAVGWSHPDTIPLMVANTLIGNWDRSFGGGVNLSSKLAQITCHGNLCHSFQSFNTCYTDTGLWGLYMVCEPNTVEEMMHFVQREWIRLCTSVTEDEVARAKNLLKTNMLLQLDGSTPICEDIGRQMLCYNRRIPLPELEARIDLIDAQTIRDVCTKYIYNKSPAIAAVGPIGQLPEYDRIRSGMYWLRQ, encoded by the exons ATGGCGGCGTCCATGCTGAGACTTGGAAGGTGTTTGGGACGGAAAGTGATAAGCAGCGTGACAAGCCGGTCACAG ATACAGTTTGGTATAAACAAATATCAATCTACCCAAGCAGCAACACAAGCAATACTGAATGTCCCCGAGACAAAGGTAACCACATTAGAAAATGGACTTCGGGTTGCCTCTGAAGATTCTGGAATATCTACTTGTACG GTCGGTCTTTGGATCGATGCTGGAAGCAGATATGAAAATCAGATGAATAATGGGACTGCCCATTTTCTGGAGCATATGGCATTTAAG GGAACAAAAAAACGTTCTCAACTGGACCTGGAGCTAGAAATAGAAAATATGGGTGCTCACTTGAATGCCTATACATCTAGAGAACAAACGGTGTATTATGCAAAGGCTTTTTCCAAAGATCTGCCAAGAG CTGTGGAGATCCTGGCAGACATTATTCAGAATAGCACCTTGggtgaatctgagattgaacgtGAAAGAGGAGTCATTCTACGTGAGATGCAAGAAGTGGAAACTAATTTACAGGAAGTGGTATTTGACTACCTGCATGCTACCGCCTATCACAATACTGCTCTTGGAAGAACCATCTTGGGACCTACTGAAAACATCAA ATCTATAAATCGAAATGACTTGGTCGAATATATTACCACACACTATAAAGGGCCTAGAATTGTTTTGGCTGCTGCTGGTG GCATCTCACATGATCAGCTGCATGATTTGGCAAAATATCATTTTGGCAACCTACCATCAACATATGAAGGAGAGACTCTGCCACTGTGCTCCTTCACAGGTAGTGAG ATTCGTGTATGTGATGATAAAATGCCACTTGCTCATATTGCTATCTCTGTTGAAGCTGTTGGCTGGTCTCACCCAGATACAATTCCACTCATGGTGGCCAACACATTAATTGGCAACTGGGATCGTTCGTTTGGAGGTGGTGTG AATTTGTCAAGTAAACTTGCTCAGATCACATGTCATGGGAACTTGTGCCACAGTTTCCAGTCCTTCAATACTTGTTATACTGACACTGGACTCTGGGGCCTGTACATGGTTTGTGAGCCAAATACAGTAGAGGAAATGATGCATTTTGTACAAAGAGAATG GATAAGACTATGCACTAGTGTTACAGAAGACGAAGTTGCAAGAGCGAAAAACCTGTTGAAGACAAATATGTTGCTTCAGTTGGATG GTTCAACCCCTATTTGTGAAGACATTGGCCGGCAAATGCTGTGCTATAACCGAAGAATACCTTTACCTGAATTGGAGGCACGAATTGAT TTAATTGATGCCCAGACCATCAGGGATGTGTGCACCAAATACATATATAACAAGAGTCCAGCAATAGCAGCTGTTG GGCCCATTGGACAGCTTCCCGAGTATGACCGGATTCGGAGTGGCATGTACTGGCTTAGACAGTGA